From a single Brassica oleracea var. oleracea cultivar TO1000 chromosome C5, BOL, whole genome shotgun sequence genomic region:
- the LOC106294579 gene encoding transforming growth factor-beta receptor-associated protein 1 has protein sequence MAKSRSVVELTTRFDLGGVDKIRSLCLSPHSDSQTLVYLGTFSGSILLLSLDTSTNIVARLGTVSLSASPVESIFVLGQERGKVLALCNGYLFLVDSLLSTPAKRLGGVLKGINVVARRVRGRESSSSTDLLLLPSEVSAESSSSKKFLQMIGGGNRVSDVKGKDPRREGVHHRGRYVFAVAISERMLLIELHCDEEDGKGDSFVVLKEIVGIGGVKTMVWLDDYVVAGTDKGYSLISCVTGQSGVIFTLPDVSGPPLLKLLCKEWKVLLLVDNVGVVVDTNGHPVGGSLVFRWRPDSVGELSFYLVTVGDGKMEIHQKKSGACVQSVSFGPEACGPSVLAVDEAGDGNLLAVTTMSKVIFYRRVPYEEQIKDLLRKKRYREAISLVEELDSEGEISKEMLSFLHAQIGYLLLFDLRFEEAVNQFLKSESMEPSEVFPFIMRDPNRWSLQVPRNRYWGLHPPPAPLEDVVDNGLAAIQRAIFLRKAGMDTPVDEEFSSNPPSRADLLESAIKNMTRYLEVSREKELSHPVREGIDTLLMLLYRALNRVEDMENLASSVNNCVVEELESLLNESEHLRTLAFLYASKGMSAKALAIWRLFAKNYSSGLWQDSDDLVPYLHENELIRLSGKEAAAAEAARILEEPCDPELALQHLSWISDINPLFAIQVLTSDKRTEELLPEKVIQAIDPQKVEIIQRYLQWLIEDRDYNDPQLHTSYALSLAKSALECVEVQNGNQETDAGSREAHDCNVGSICLFESDVRERLQTFLQSSDLYDPEELLNLIEGSELWLEKAILYRRIGQETVVLQILALKLEDCAAAEQYCVEIGRPDAFMQLLDMYLDPQNGKEPMFKAAVRLLHNHGESLDPLQVLEKLSPDMPLKLASDTILRMLRARVHHHRQGQIVHNVSRALDVDSRLARLEERSRHVQINDESLCDSCFARLGTKLFAMYPDDTIVCYKCYRRLGESKSVTGRDFKRDVLIKPGWLVNR, from the exons ATGGCCAAATCTCGATCAGTTGTGGAGCTCACTACCCGTTTCGATCTCGGCGGCGTCGACAAGATCCGATCCCTATGCCTCTCCCCTCACTCCGATTCCCAAACCCTAGTCTACCTCGGCACTTTCTCCGGATCCATTCTACTCCTCTCCCTCGACACTTCGACCAACATCGTCGCGCGTCTCGGAACTGTATCGCTGAGCGCTTCTCCAGTCGAGTCTATCTTCGTGCTTGGCCAGGAAAGAGGCAAAGTTCTAGCACTCTGCAATGGCTACTTGTTCTTGGTCGATTCGCTTCTCTCAACACCCGCTAAGAGATTGGGCGGGGTGTTGAAAGGGATCAATGTTGTTGCTAGGAGAGTGAGGGGACGCGAGTCCTCCTCGAGTACTGACTTGTTGTTGTTGCCTTCCGAGGTTTCGGCTGAGTCTAGCTCGAGCAAGAAGTTTCTTCAGATGATTGGCGGTGGGAATCGGGTGAGTGATGTTAAAGGTAAGGATCCTAGACGCGAGGGAGTCCATCATCGAGGTCGTTATGTTTTCGCTGTTGCGATTAGTGAGAGGATGTTGCTGATTGAGCTTCATTGTGATGAAGAGGATGGGAAAGGTGATTCCTTTGTTGTGCTGAAAGAGATTGTGGGGATTGGTGGGGTAAAGACTATGGTTTGGCTTGATGATTATGTTGTTGCGGGGACTGATAAAGGTTATAGCTTGATTTCGTGCGTTACTGGGCAAAGTGGGGTGATATTCACGTTGCCTGATGTCTCTGGTCCGCCGCTGCTCAAATTGCTTTGTAAAGAGTGGAAGGTGTTGTTGTTGGTGGACAATGTTGGAGTTGTTGTGGATACGAATGGTCACCCTGTTGGTGGGAGCCTTGTGTTTCGTTGGAGGCCTGATTCTGTTGGGGAACTGTCTTTCTATTTGGTGACTGTAGGGGATGGAAAAATGGAAATTCATCAGAAGAAGTCGGGTGCCTGTGTTCAGTCAGTTAGTTTTGGCCCCGAAGCGTGTGGGCCTTCGGTTTTGGCGGTTGATGAGGCAGGAGACGGGAACCTTTTGGCTGTTACTACCATGTCAAAG GTTATCTTTTATCGAAGAGTGCCTTATGAAGAACAGATTAAAGACCTCTTGAGGAAAAAGAGATACAGAGAAGCCATCTCCTTGGTGGAGGAGCTTGACTCAGAGGGGGAAATTTCGAAAGAGATGCTTTCTTTTCTTCATGCTCAGATAGGGTATCTACTACTATTTGATTTGCGCTTTGAGGAAGCAGTGAATCAGTTTCTAAAGTCAGAAAGCATGGAACCTTCTGAAGTTTTTCCTTTTATCATGCGAGATCCTAATCGATGGTCTTTGCAG GTTCCGAGAAACAGATACTGGGGGTTGCATCCCCCTCCTGCTCCTCTTGAAGATGTTGTAGATAATGGGTTGGCGGCCATCCAGAGAGCCATCTTCCTAAGAAAAGCGGGAATGGACACTCCGGTCGACGAAGAGTTTTCCTCAAACCCTCCAAGTAGAGCTGATTTATTAGAGTCAGCAATCAAAAACATGACAAG GTACCTCGAGGTCTCACGCGAGAAGGAATTAAGTCACCCAGTAAGAGAGGGAATAGACACGCTTCTAATGCTTCTGTATAGAGCATTAAACCGTGTTGAAGATATGGAGAATCTTGCATCTTCTGTTAACAACTGCGTTGTG GAGGAGTTGGAGTCTCTTCTAAATGAATCTGAACATCTGCGGACACTTGCATTCCTGTATGCAAGTAAGGGGATGAGTGCAAAGGCTCTTGCTATTTGGCGTCTCTTTGCGAAGAATTATTCATCTGGTCTGTGGCAAGACTCAGATGACTTGGTGCCTTATTTACACGAAAACGAGCTCATTAGGCTATCTGGAAAAGAGGCTGCTGCTGCAGAAGCAGCCAGGATTCTTGAGGAACCCTGTGATCCAGAACTGGCATTGCAGCATCTTAGTTGG ATTTCAGATATAAACCCATTGTTTGCTATCCAAGTGTTGACGTCAGATAAAAGGACAGAAGAGCTTTTGCCAG AGAAAGTGATCCAAGCTATTGATCCCCAAAAAGTTGAAATCATACAGAG GTATCTCCAATGGTTGATTGAAGATAGAGACTATAACGACCCGCAGCTGCATACATCATATGCTCTCTCACTTGCCAAGTCAGCACTTGAGTGTGTTGAAGTTCAAAATGGTAACCAAGAAACTGATGCTGGAAGCAGAGAGGCCCATGATTGCAATGTAGGAAGTATTTGTCTGTTTGAAAGTGATGTGCGGGAAAGATTGCAGACCTTTTTGCAATCCTCAGATCTATATGACCCTGAAGAATTATTGAATTTGATTGAAGGATCAGAACTGTGGTTGGAAAAG GCTATCCTTTACCGAAGGATAGGACAGGAGACAGTGGTCCTTCAAATTCTTGCTCT GAAGCTTGAGGATTGTGCAGCTGCAGAGCAGTATTGTGTAGAGATTGGAAGACCAGATGCATTCATGCA GTTACTTGATATGTACCTGGATCCTCAAAATGGTAAAGAGCCTATGTTCAAAGCTGCTGTTCGTCTTCTCCACAACCATGGGGAATCACTTGATCCTTTGCAAGTTTTAGAA AAACTGTCTCCTGACATGCCCTTAAAACTGGCGTCAGATACAATTTTGAGAATGCTGAGGGCTCGGGTTCATCATCATCGTCAAGGCCAA ATTGTACACAATGTCTCTCGTGCATTGGATGTGGATTCAAGGTTGGCAAGATTAGAAGAAAGATCACGTCACGTGCAGATAAACGATGAGAGCCTCTGTGATTCTTGCTTCGCCCGCCTGGGAACTAAGCTATTTGCTATGTACCCTGATGATACCATTGTGTGTTACAAG TGTTACAGACGCCTGGGTGAATCAAAGTCAGTAACGGGCCGTGACTTCAAGCGAGATGTTCTGATAAAACCCGGTTGGTTAGTGAACCGGTAG
- the LOC106294580 gene encoding SCY1-like protein 2, with translation MSINMRTLTQALAKTAAVIEKTVQTTVQEVTGPKPLQDYELLYQIGSGGPGLAWKLYSAKARDSTRPQQYPTVCVWVLDKRALSEARARAGLSKAAEDSFLDLIRADAGKLVRLRHPGVVHVVQALDENKNAMAMVTEPLFASVANALGDVENVDNVPKDLKSMEMSLLEVKHGLLQMAETLNFLHNNAHLIHRAVSPENVLITSAGSWKFAGFGFAISEAQAGNLDNMQSFHYAEYDVEDSILPLQPSLNYTAPELVRSKTPSAGASSDIFSFGCLAYHLVARKPLFDCHNNVKMYMNTLNYLTNETFSSIPSDLVSDLQRMLSTNESFRPTALDFTGSNFFRSDTRLRALRFLDHMLERDNMQKSEFLKALSDMWKDFDSRVLRYKVLPPLCAELRNLVMQPVILPMVLTIAESQDKNDFELTTLPALVPVLSSATGDTLLLLVKRADLIINKTNTEHLASHILPLLLRAYNDNDVRIQEEVLKRSTSVAKQLDGQVVRQAILPRVHGLALKTTVAAVRVNALLCLAELVQALDKHAVTEILQTIQRCTAVDRSAPTLMCTLAVANAILKQYGVEFTAEHVLPLIIPLLTAQQLNVQQFAKYMLFVKDILRKIEEKRGVTVNDSGVPEVKPGSVADGIQFPTPTQKIEVVASAAKNSPAWDEDWTLPTKSSVSRDPAPANSQFNNSTVQSQPSNRTAVPTTCPPVDIEWPPRQPSNVTSSQSANDEARLNSGGTSSTPSFDELDPFANWPPRANSASIASGGFHNGTAATRPPPNNSGSSLSNNITGMKQFPTANNDFWAFGNASVSSQGGSGISAGNQDPMNSFGIQNQNQGMPSSFGSSSYSNQKPPADISSIFKSSKTEQAAMRLAPPPSTAVGRGRGRGRTGTSTSRSSGSKQQQTEQASLLDLL, from the exons ATGTCGATTAACATGAGAACGCTAACCCAAGCTCTAGCCAAAACCGCCGCGGTGATTGAGAAGACGGTCCAAACCACAGTCCAGGAGGTTACAGGTCCCAAGCCTCTTCAGGACTACGAGCTTCTCTATCAGATCGGTTCCGGTGGTCCTGGCCTCGCCTGGAAGCTCTACTCGGCCAAGGCGCGTGACTCCACGCGGCCTCAGCAGTACCCAACCGTCTGCGTCTGGGTGCTTGACAAGCGCGCCTTATCTGAGGCTCGCGCCAGAGCGGGATTGTCCAAAGCTGCAGAAGACTCGTTTCTCGATCTGATTCGCGCTGACGCGGGGAAGCTGGTGCGGTTGAGACACCCCGGTGTGGTCCACGTGGTTCAAGCGCTTGATGAGAACAAGAATGCTATGGCTATGGTTACGGAACCACTATTCGCCTCAGTGGCTAACGCGCTTGGTGATGTTGAGAATGTGGATAACGTGCCGAAAGATCTCAAGTCCATG GAGATGAGCTTGTTGGAGGTGAAGCACGGTCTACTTCAAATGGCAGAGACGTTGAACTTTCTTCATAATAACGCGCATCTCATACATCGTGCTGTTTCTCCTGAG AATGTTCTTATTACTTCGGCTGGTTCCTGGAAGTTTGCTGGATTTGGCTTTGCTATTTCAGAAGCACAAGCTGGGAATTTGGATAACATGCAATCATTCCACTACGCT GAATATGATGTTGAAGACTCGATTTTGCCACTCCAACCATCTTTAAACTATACTGCACCTGAATTGGTGCGGAGCAAAACTCCATCAGCTGGAGCTTCTTCTGATATTTTTAGTTTCGGATGCCTCGCCTATCATTTAGTTGCACGGAAACCATTGTTTGATTGCCACAACAATGTCAAGATG TACATGAACACATTGAACTATTTAACCAACGAAACTTTCTCATCTATACCCTCGGACTTGGTATCTGATTTGCAACGGATGCTATCAACGAACGAGTCCTTTAGACCAACAGCATTAGATTTCACAG GATCTAATTTTTTCAGAAGCGACACTAGGTTACGTGCCCTCCGTTTCCTTGATCATATGCTT GAACGAGACAACATGCAAAAGTCTGAGTTCTTAAAAGCACTATCAGATATGTGGAAAGATTTTGATTCCCGTGTATTACGGTATAAG GTGCTTCCACCTCTTTGTGCTGAACTTAGGAATTTGGTTATGCAGCCAGTGATTCTTCCTATGGTTCTAACTATCGCAGAGTCTCAG GACAAGAATGACTTTGAGTTGACAACGCTCCCAGCTCTTGTTCCTGTTTTGAGTTCTGCTACGGGTGATACTCTGTTGTTGCTTGTAAAGCGTGCAGATCTTATAATTAACAAG ACTAATACAGAGCATCTTGCATCGCATATTCTCCCTTTGCTTCTCCGAGCCTACAATGACAACGATGTCCGGATACAAGAGGAAGTTCTGAAAAGATCTACATCTGTTGCCAAACAACTTGATGGCCAG GTGGTAAGGCAAGCAATTTTGCCTCGTGTTCATGGCTTGGCTCTCAAAACCACAGTTGCTGCT GTCAGAGTAAATGCTTTGCTCTGCTTAGCAGAGTTGGTTCAAGCGCTTGATAAACACGCTGTTACTGAAATTTTGCAAACAATTCAGCGCTGTACTGCTGTCGATCGTTCTGCACCTACGCTTATGTGTACTCTTGCAGTCGCAAACGCAATTCTCAAGCAG TATGGAGTTGAATTCACTGCTGAACACGTGCTTCCCCTGATTATACCGCTTCTCACTGCCCAACAATTGAACGTCCAACAGTTTGCTAAATATATGCTATTTGTGAAGGATATTCTCAG GAAAATAGAGGAGAAAAGAGGAGTTACAGTCAACGATTCTGGAGTTCCAGAAGTTAAACCAGGCTCTGTTGCAGATGGGATCCAGTTTCCAACACCAACCCAAAAAATTGAGGTGGTGGCTTCTGCAGCAAAGAACAGTCCTGCATGGGATGAAGATTGGACCCTCCCCACCAAAAGTTCTGTTTCGAGAGATCCGGCACCCGCAAACTCCCAGTTTAACAATTCAACAGTTCAGTCACAGCCATCGAACAGGACAGCAGTGCCAACAACATGCCCTCCTGTTGATATAGAGTGGCCACCAAGACAACCTTCCAATGTCACTTCTTCTCAGTCAGCCAATGATGAAGCACGGCTAAACTCAGGAGGAACATCATCAACTCCAAGTTTTGATGAACTAGACCCTTTTGCTAATTGGCCACCACGAGCTAACAGTGCGTCCATTGCTTCTGGGGGTTTCCACAACGGTACCGCCGCCACTCGACCCCCACCGAACAACAGTGGTTCTAGTTTGAGCAACAATATAACAGGCATGAAGCAGTTTCCAACAGCTAACAACGACTTCTGGGCCTTTGGCAATGCCTCCGTCTCTTCTCAAGGGGGTTCCGGTATCAGTGCAGGTAACCAAGATCCTATGAACTCTTTTGGGATTCAAAATCAGAACCAAGGAATGCCGTCGTCTTTCGGAAGCAGTTCATACAGTAACCAAAAGCCGCCAGCAGACATCAGTTCCATATTCAAGTCAAGCAAAACTGAGCAAGCTGCAATGAGACTCGCACCACCACCTTCGACAGCCGTGGGAAGAGGAAGGGGAAGGGGTAGAACTGGGACATCTACGTCAAGGTCAAGTGGTTCGAAGCAGCAACAAACTGAGCAGGCATCGCTGTTGGATCTGTTGTGA
- the LOC106295379 gene encoding uncharacterized protein slp1: protein MQTLLGRRRVSHKSFNGTKKSFYKVSLSLVFLLWLLLFLSTLLISHGDGAQDASLIPSVGLADPIGVGTDQTAVPFDAPPLLEPDSVHGPSDLSRNDDEESEDQEKSVKQAEISSTVSEGDTESKDKDFSNQSETNKTDTKGSDAESKDTDFSMQSQMNKTGLWNDAESKDIELLKQSQRNKTCTGNNDTEDTKVDEFLKQIQTNKTGAGNHTEKKDNEILKQNQKINKTHPGNGTETNASKPDQLSRAVPLGLDEFKSRASYSRNKSLSSQVSGVTHRMEPGGKEYNYASASKGAKVLSSNKEAKGATSILSRDNDKYLRNPCSAEGKYVVIELSEETLVNTIKIANFEHYSSNLKEFELQGTLVYPTDTWVHMGNFTAANVKQEQNFTLVEPKWVRYLKLKFLSHYGSEFYCTLSLVEVYGVDAVERMLEDLISVEDNMKEKPVKQQAESSEGGDGSDRTIETEKELESSPESTVAKAEASMASDKLTEPTEEVRRHQPGSRMPGDTVLKILMQKLRSLDVNLSVLERYLEELNTRYGNIFKEMDHEADVREKTIATLRLDVEGVKERQERMVSEAEEMKEWRKRVETEMERAEKENEKVSKRVEEVWQRVEWMEKKGLIVFTVCTGFGTIAVIAVLVGIGTGRAEKTGGGGWILLLICSTFIIFVLSL from the exons ATGCAAACTCTTCTTGGTAGAAGAAGAGTTTCTCACAAGAGTTTTAATGGGACGAAGAAGAGCTTCTACAAAGTCTCCCTGTCTCTTGTTTTTCTCCTTTGGCTACTCCTCTTCCTCTCCACCTTGTTGATCAGCCATGGAGATGGTGCTCAAG ATGCGTCTTTGATTCCCTCTGTTGGATTAGCTGATCCCATTGGTGTTGGGACTGATCAGACTGCTGTGCCTTTTGATGCACCGCCATTGCTAGAACCTGATTCTGTTCATGGTCCTTCTGATTTGAGCCGGAATGATGATGAGGAAAGTGAAGACCAAGAAAAGTCGGTGAAGCAAGCAGAGATTAGTAGCACAGTTTCAGAGGGTGATACAGAAAGCAAAGACAAAGATTTTTCGAATCAAAGTGAGACAAACAAGACAGATACCAAAGGGAGTGATGCAGAAAGCAAAGACACTGACTTTTCGATGCAAAGTCAGATGAACAAGACAGGTTTATGGAATGATGCAGAGAGCAAAGACATTGAGTTATTGAAGCAAAGTCAAAGGAACAAGACATGCACAGGGAATAATGATACAGAAGACACCAAAGTCGATGAGTTTTTGAAGCAAATTCAAACAAACAAGACAGGCGCCGGGAATCATACAGAAAAAAAAGACAATGAGATTTTGAAGCAAAATCAGAAGATCAACAAAACACATCCAGGGAATGGTACAGAGACCAATGCTTCAAAGCCTGATCAACTCTCTCGTGCTGTTCCGCTTGGCCTTGATGAGTTCAAGAGCAGAGCCTCTTACTCTAGAAACAAATCGTTATCAAGTCAGGTCAGCGGTGTGACTCACAGGATGGAGCCTGGAGGGAAAGAGTACAACTATGCATCTGCTTCAAAAGGCGCAAAGGTTCTGTCTTCTAACAAGGAAGCAAAAGGGGCTACAAGCATCCTAAGCCGGGACAACGACAAGTACCTCAGGAACCCGTGTTCTGCTGAAGGTAAATACGTTGTCATAGAGCTTTCAGAAGAAACGTTGGTCAATACCATCAAGATCGCCAACTTTGAGCACTACTCGTCCAATCTGAAAGAGTTTGAGCTTCAAGGCACCTTGGTTTATCCGACTGATACATGGGTTCACATGGGTAACTTCACAGCTGCAAACGTGAAGCAAGAGCAGAACTTCACACTCGTGGAGCCAAAGTGGGTCAGATACTTGAAGCTGAAATTTCTAAGCCATTATGGCTCAGAATTCTACTGCACCTTGAGTTTAGTCGAAGTCTATGGAGTGGATGCCGTAGAACGGATGCTGGAGGATTTGATATCTGTGGAAGACAACATGAAGGAGAAACCAGTAAAGCAGCAAGCAGAGTCCTCTGAAGGCGGTGATGGTTCTGATAGAACCATTGAGACAGAGAAGGAACTGGAGAGCTCACCCGAGAGTACGGTAGCAAAAGCTGAAGCATCAATGGCTAGTGATAAGCTTACGGAGCCCACAGAAGAGGTAAGGCGTCATCAGCCAGGGAGCAGAATGCCAGGAGACACAGTGCTGAAGATACTAATGCAGAAGTTAAGGTCATTGGACGTGAACTTGTCAGTTCTAGAGAGATACCTAGAGGAACTGAACACGAGATACGGGAACATATTCAAGGAGATGGACCATGAAGCCGATGTGAGAGAAAAGACCATTGCGACTCTGAGACTTGACGTGGAAGGTGTGAAGGAGAGACAAGAGAGAATGGTGAGTGAAGCAGAGGAGATGAAAGAGTGGAGAAAGAGAGTAGAGACAGAGATGGAGAGAGCTGAGAAAGAGAATGAAAAGGTGAGCAAGAGGGTTGAAGAAGTTTGGCAAAGAGTCGAGTGGATGGAGAAGAAAGGTTTGATAGTGTTCACCGTGTGTACAGGTTTTGGAACTATCGCGGTTATTGCAGTTTTGGTCGGTATAGGGACAGGTCGGGCAGAGAAGACGGGTGGTGGGGGTTGGATCTTGTTATTGATTTGCTCAACATTCATTATTTTCGTTTTGTCTCTTTGA
- the LOC106294164 gene encoding uncharacterized protein LOC106294164 isoform X1, with amino-acid sequence MATTNTPHIVGFVLSLLLLLLLMSFQVKVTEAKRNLPGQERLQESPLPPTSPIYLPPSKSRRGRGP; translated from the exons ATGGCTACCACCAATACACCACATATAGTTGGTTTTGTTCTCTCTTTGCTTCTTCTGCTCTTATTGATGTCCTTTCAAGTTAAAGTCACCGAGGCCAAACGCAACCTAC CAGGTCAAGAACGGCTTCAAGAGTCCCCTCTCCCTCCCACTTCTCCTATATATCTGCCGCCCTCTAAATCGCGTAGGGGAAGAGGTCCATAA
- the LOC106294164 gene encoding uncharacterized protein LOC106294164 isoform X2, with amino-acid sequence MATTNTPHIVGFVLSLLLLLLLMSFQVKVTEAKRNLRQERLQESPLPPTSPIYLPPSKSRRGRGP; translated from the exons ATGGCTACCACCAATACACCACATATAGTTGGTTTTGTTCTCTCTTTGCTTCTTCTGCTCTTATTGATGTCCTTTCAAGTTAAAGTCACCGAGGCCAAACGCAACCTAC GTCAAGAACGGCTTCAAGAGTCCCCTCTCCCTCCCACTTCTCCTATATATCTGCCGCCCTCTAAATCGCGTAGGGGAAGAGGTCCATAA